ACCACGTCAACCTCTCCCAGTCCACCAACGACGTCTACCCCACCGCCGTGAACCTCGCGACGATCTTCGCCGTTCGGGAACTCCTCGCCGCGCTGGCCGAACTCGAAGAAGCGTGCGCGGCCAAGGCCGTGGAGTTCCGCACCGTCGTCAAAATGGGCCGCACCCAGTTACAGGACGCCGTCCCCATGACCCTGGGCCAGGAATTCGGCACCTACGCCGTCACCATCGGCGAAGACCGGCTCCGGCTCGCCGAAGCGGACCTGCTCATCCACGAAATCAACCTCGGCGCCACCGCCATCGGCACCAGCCTGAACGCCCCGGCCGGCTACGCCGACACCGCCTGCCGGCACCTGGCCGAAATCACCGGCCTGCCCCTGGTCACCGCCATCGACCTCATCGAAGCCACCCAGGACGTCGGCGCGTTCGTGCACCTCTCCGGCGTCCTCAAACGCGTCGCCGTGAAACTCTCCAAAATCTGCAACGACCTGCGCCTGCTCTCCTCCGGCCCCGCGCCGGATTCGGCGAGATCAACCTGCCCGCCGTGCAGTCCGGATCCTCCATCATGCCCGGCAAGATCAACCCGGTCATCCCCGAAGTCGTCTCCCAGGTCGCCTACGAAGTGATCGGCAACGACGTGACCATCACCATGGCCGCCGAAGCCGGGCAACTCCAGCTCAACGCCTTCGAACCCATCATCGTCCACAGCCTCCACAAGAGCATCTCCCACCTCGAAGCCGCCTGCCGCACCCTCACGGCACGCTGCATCCGGGGCATCACCGCCAACACCGAACACCTCCGCCTCACCGTGGAACAATCCATCGGCCTGGTCACCGCCCTGAACCCCCACCTGGGCTACACCACCGCCACCGCCATCGCCCAGGAAGCCCTCGCCACCGGCAAGGGCGTCGCTGAACTCGTCCTCGAACACGGCCTCCTCACCGACGAACAACTCCAGGAACTCCTCAGCCCCGAACGCCTGGCCAACCTCAGCAAATAATCCCAACCGCTCCCTAACCCCGCAAGCCCGGCTAGGGAACCCAGCGGTTGCAGCCCCACCCACCGAAGCACCTCCGGCTCCTCCCCAACAGGAAACCAAAGGACTCCCATGACACAGCCCCAACAGGACACTGCCCAAAAGCGTGTCGTCACTGACCACACCATTCCGGCGCACGCGCACGCCTCCGAAGCCACCCTCCACCGCGAGGACGAGGGCTACCACAAGGGGCTCAAGCCCCGGCAGGTCCAGATGATCGCCATCGGCGGCGCGATCGGCACCGGGCTCTTTATGGGTGCCGGCGGCCGTCTTGCCAGTGCCGGGCCCGCCCTCGTCATCAGCTACGCGGTGTGCGGGTTCTTTGCCTTCATGATCCTGCGCGCCCTCGGCGAACTGGTGATGCACCGCCCCTCCTCGGGATCGTTCGTCTCCTACGCCCGTGAGTTCTTTGGCGAGAAGGCCGCCTTCGTCACCGGCTGGCTGTACTGGCTGAACTGGGCGATGACCGCAATCGTGGACATCACCGCCGTCGCGCTTTACATGAACTTCTTCAAGAAATACTGGGCACCCATTGCGGATGTTCCCCAGTGGGTCTGGGCACTGACGGCCCTGATCCTGGTGCTCGGCCTCAACCTGATCTCCGTCAAGGTGTTCGGTGAGCTCGAGTTCTGGTTCGCCCTCATCAAGGTGGTGGCGCTGGTGACCTTCCTTGTGGTGGGCATCTACTTCGTCATCTTCGGCACGCCGGTGGACGGCCAGCAGGTGGGGTTCAGCCTGATCGCGGACAACGGCGGCATGTTCCCCAACGGGCTGCTTCCGGCCATTGTGGTGATGCAGGGCGTGGTGTTCGCCTACGCTTCTATCGAGCTGATCGGCACCGCAGCCGGTGAAACCGAGAACCCGGAAAAGATCATGCCCAAGGCCATCAACACGGTGATCGTCCGTATCGCGGTGTTCTACGTCGGTTCCCTGGTGCTGCTTTCCCTGCTCCTGCCGTACACCTCGTACAAGGCCGGCGAAAGCCCGTTCGTCACCTTCTTCGGCTCCATCGGGGTCGAAGGCGTGGACGCCATTATGAACCTGGTGGTCCTCACCGCGGCGCTGTCCTCGCTCAACGCCGGCCTGTACTCCACAGGCCGCATCATGCGCTCCATGTCCGTCACCGGTTCCGCCCCCAAGTTCGCCGCCCGCATGAACAAGGCCGGCGTCCCCTACGGCGGCATCGCACTGACTGCTGCGGTGGCCGTCTTCGGCGTGGTGCTCAACGCCCTCGTTCCCGCGGAAGCCTTCGAGATCGTCCTGAACGTCGCCTCGTTGGGCATCATCAGCACCTGGGCCGTGATTGTGATGTGCCAGATGCAGCTGGCGCGGCTGGCCAAGCGCGGTGAACTCCTCCGCCCGGCGTTCCGGATGCCCGGCGCCCCGGTGACCGGCTGGATCACGCTGGCCTTCCTGCTGGCGGTGCTGGTCCTCATGGCCTTCGACTCCCCCGTGGGCACCTGGACCATCGCTTCACTGCTGGTGGTCATCCCGGCGCTGATGCTGGGCTGGCGCCTCTGCCGGGAACGTGTCCTGGAGCTCGCCGCGGTCCGTGACGGCTTCACCGGCCCGTACCCGCTGGTAGCCAACCGCCCGGGACCGGGCGCGAAGGACAAAAGCTAGCCCTCCCTGCAGCCAACAGTCCCCATAGCGTGAACGGACACTTGCAGCCCCGAAATCTTCGGATTCAAGGGCAGCAAGTGTCCGTTCGCGCTGGTGCACGGCCAGCCCTAAATCGGTAGCATGAAGCCATTGCGGACGGTTGCACCATCAGCGCGGGTTCTGGAGCTCCGGGGCCGGGGAAGAGGTAGCTCATGTCAGGATCCAAACTTGCCGTGGTGGGAGCCGGAAGCGTGGGCACCTCGCTGGCCTACGCCGCCCTGATCCGGGGTTCGGCAAGCAACATCGCCTTGTTCGACGTCAACGCCCTCAAGGCGGAGGCCGAGGTCCTGGACCTCGCCCACGGCACCCAGTTCGCCGCGGCGGCCGCCACCGTCACGGGCGGCGGCGACATCGCCGTGACCGCGGGCGCCGACGTCGTGGTGATCACTGCCGGAGCTAAGCAGGCGCCGGGCCAAACGCGCCTGGACCTGGCGGGCACGAACGTCCGCATCCTGGAGCAGCTTATGCCTCAGCTGCTCCAGCATGCCCCGGACGCCGTCTATGTCCTGGTCACCAACCCCTGCGACGTGCTCACTGTTGCAGCGCAACAGATCTCCGGGCTGTCGCCGGGACGCGTTTTCTCCTCCGGCACCGTGCTGGACACGTCGCGGCTGCGGTGGCTGCTGGCCCGCCGCGCCGGCGTCTCCGTGGCCAGCGTCCATGCCAGCATGGTGGGCGAGCACGGCGACACGGAGTTTCCGGTGTGGTCCGGCGCCACCATCGGGCCCATCCCCATCCGTGACTGGGAAGCCGACGGCGAACAGGTCTTCACCGCGGATTACCTCGCCGAAACGGCCCGTGAAGTGACGCAGGCGGCCTACAAAGTCATCGCCGGCAAAGGGGCCACGAACTACGCCATCGGCCTCTCCGGCGCGCGGATCGTGGAAGCCCTGCTCCGGGACGAGAACGCCGTGCTGCCCGTTTCCACCGTCCTGGACGGCCCCTACGGAATCTCCGGCGTGGCGTTGTCCCTTCCCAGCATCGTGGGGCGCGGGGGCGTGCACCGCGTCCTTCACACGCCCATGGACGACGGTGAACTGGCTGCCCTGCAGCATTCGGCTGAAACTCTGCGGAACACGATGAGTACGTTGGGAATCTAGGCTGCAAGCAAGGAAGCAAGCCTCGCCTCGCTGCTATCCCTTGGTCCCGGTTGCGACGGCGTAATGCAACGCCGCCGCAACCCCCGGCGGGTGCGGGTTCGCATATGCTCAGCAGAGAAGTTCACGCTGGCTCAACGACGAACCACCACAGGAGAAGCGCACATGACCACCTGGCGGATCAGGGATTTCCATTCGGCCGATCTTGACGGCATCCTGCACCTCTGGGAATCGCTCAAGGCCAGCAACGTGGAGCCCGTCTACGCGCTCTCCGAAGTCCTGGCCTCCTGCGAAAAGGACCACGCCGTGGTGGCCGTGCAGGGCGAGCAGGTGGTGGGCGCCGCCGTCGGCCGCGCCGCGCACGACCAGG
This genomic window from Arthrobacter sp. 24S4-2 contains:
- a CDS encoding L-lactate dehydrogenase encodes the protein MSGSKLAVVGAGSVGTSLAYAALIRGSASNIALFDVNALKAEAEVLDLAHGTQFAAAAATVTGGGDIAVTAGADVVVITAGAKQAPGQTRLDLAGTNVRILEQLMPQLLQHAPDAVYVLVTNPCDVLTVAAQQISGLSPGRVFSSGTVLDTSRLRWLLARRAGVSVASVHASMVGEHGDTEFPVWSGATIGPIPIRDWEADGEQVFTADYLAETAREVTQAAYKVIAGKGATNYAIGLSGARIVEALLRDENAVLPVSTVLDGPYGISGVALSLPSIVGRGGVHRVLHTPMDDGELAALQHSAETLRNTMSTLGI
- a CDS encoding amino acid permease is translated as MTQPQQDTAQKRVVTDHTIPAHAHASEATLHREDEGYHKGLKPRQVQMIAIGGAIGTGLFMGAGGRLASAGPALVISYAVCGFFAFMILRALGELVMHRPSSGSFVSYAREFFGEKAAFVTGWLYWLNWAMTAIVDITAVALYMNFFKKYWAPIADVPQWVWALTALILVLGLNLISVKVFGELEFWFALIKVVALVTFLVVGIYFVIFGTPVDGQQVGFSLIADNGGMFPNGLLPAIVVMQGVVFAYASIELIGTAAGETENPEKIMPKAINTVIVRIAVFYVGSLVLLSLLLPYTSYKAGESPFVTFFGSIGVEGVDAIMNLVVLTAALSSLNAGLYSTGRIMRSMSVTGSAPKFAARMNKAGVPYGGIALTAAVAVFGVVLNALVPAEAFEIVLNVASLGIISTWAVIVMCQMQLARLAKRGELLRPAFRMPGAPVTGWITLAFLLAVLVLMAFDSPVGTWTIASLLVVIPALMLGWRLCRERVLELAAVRDGFTGPYPLVANRPGPGAKDKS